The Stieleria sp. JC731 genome has a segment encoding these proteins:
- a CDS encoding RNA polymerase sigma factor produces the protein MSEESGLSTSPTLLGQLRSQPNDAAAWLRFESRYAPLVAAWCRRWGMQASDADDVVQEVLMAFSRQVASFEYDDRLKFRGFLRTIARRTWADLLSKRKRQAIVTGDTVVHQLLQQHSDGDQFAEQLEAEWKRELLEKAMVRVRNRVQPKTWQAFEELTRNGRSGEQVAELLEMKVGAIWVAKSKVKKMLQEEVAILEQAEQLPPRQQ, from the coding sequence GTGAGCGAAGAATCTGGCCTTTCGACCAGCCCAACCCTGCTTGGGCAACTTCGATCGCAACCGAACGATGCGGCAGCATGGCTTCGGTTCGAGTCGCGATATGCACCACTCGTTGCGGCATGGTGCCGCCGTTGGGGTATGCAAGCCTCAGATGCAGATGACGTTGTGCAAGAAGTCCTCATGGCTTTCTCACGACAAGTCGCCTCATTTGAATACGACGACCGGTTAAAATTCCGTGGCTTTCTGAGGACTATCGCCCGACGTACATGGGCTGACCTGTTGTCAAAACGAAAACGCCAAGCAATCGTCACCGGCGACACCGTCGTCCATCAGTTGTTGCAGCAGCACAGTGATGGCGATCAATTCGCAGAGCAACTGGAGGCCGAATGGAAACGGGAGTTGCTTGAGAAGGCCATGGTCCGTGTTCGCAATCGCGTCCAACCGAAAACTTGGCAGGCATTCGAAGAACTCACCCGCAACGGTCGCTCCGGTGAACAGGTTGCCGAGCTTCTTGAGATGAAAGTTGGCGCGATCTGGGTTGCAAAAAGCAAGGTCAAGAAAATGCTTCAGGAAGAGGTCGCGATTTTGGAGCAAGCCGAACAACTTCCACCTCGCCAACAATGA
- a CDS encoding serine/threonine-protein kinase — protein MTDCPTEESLRKLIDSADATQDEALDALLDHVGNCELCQQKLERLADASTPDDEQIDTLLGEIDLSWPSDLTSVETDLNPARPTSPTQADPNSDTTLPQTQVLDSGAISGIAVQGAPQHHFVGEFGDYELLRQIGSGGMGLVYQARQKSAHRIVALKLIRPDQLSMLAPERAEIWKNRFRVEAQAAARLDHDHVVTVYDVGEVEGTLYYSMQYIEGPSLSKVVQDSPIENRRVAALMSKVASAIDHAHQNGILHRDLKPQNILVRVNRRSNSATLGPTEATTPEQTKLATTDRRSLDRKYDFGERPYVADFGLAKATDDEIASSTHTGEVMGSPSFMSPEQAQDASRCTKQSDIYGLGATLYFCLTGRPPFRSANAIETLRQVIDEEPVEPRELNRAIDADLQTITLKALAKDPSKRYASASDLADDLNRYLNGEPILARPVNRVERTIRWCRRNPLVAAMASGIAMLLIMVATISLLSTIQLRKHVQRERDAREEAEEFFSVSLNVIHNMVTSYASDSLEHVPQMQTARRELLNRALSLYERLSQSRPSNPQLWNQYARTRYRIALLHSLLGETEEAELAFHDAIEVLDSLLRESPDDFELKAQWALSHAMLAETLRDTAPESARVHFDQALALQKELQQQSPGNSDLKLQRSQTLNNLGLLLTQTGDFPNAETSLTEAIALLQELSDKASLLAAEQVRILADLARAQINLGVLLRKVPNRVDRAREFYQQAIDNLRQTLELEPDNRDHQFRVAVAQVDLGNLLLTDSDGNKETALRHASEALEGLNQLHEEFPGIPIYLYESANAANSVAGALAMLGREDESLEQFERAIEQLESMAVKFPEFAEKEARFHSLRGRLLGGIGFLHSRTGDWLAAERFVEQAIEAQRSALVRQPSNPEFEDFLNQHLAFHKTILERLND, from the coding sequence ATGACAGACTGCCCCACCGAAGAGTCACTGCGAAAACTTATCGACAGTGCTGATGCGACTCAGGACGAAGCACTTGATGCTTTGCTTGACCATGTGGGTAACTGTGAATTATGTCAACAAAAACTTGAACGATTGGCCGATGCGTCGACACCAGACGATGAGCAAATTGACACACTGCTCGGTGAAATCGATTTATCGTGGCCATCGGATCTGACCAGTGTCGAAACGGATCTGAATCCGGCGAGGCCGACATCACCCACGCAAGCTGATCCCAACAGTGACACAACCTTGCCCCAAACCCAAGTGCTGGACTCAGGGGCAATCTCGGGAATTGCAGTCCAAGGTGCACCCCAACACCATTTCGTCGGCGAGTTTGGTGACTATGAACTGTTGCGTCAGATTGGTTCCGGTGGAATGGGATTGGTGTACCAAGCTCGACAAAAAAGTGCTCACCGCATTGTCGCTCTAAAACTGATTCGTCCTGACCAACTATCGATGTTGGCCCCAGAGCGAGCAGAAATATGGAAGAATCGGTTCCGTGTCGAAGCACAAGCGGCTGCCCGCCTGGATCACGATCACGTGGTCACGGTCTACGATGTCGGTGAAGTGGAAGGGACACTTTACTACTCCATGCAATACATCGAGGGGCCAAGTCTTTCAAAAGTCGTCCAGGACAGCCCCATCGAAAACCGACGCGTCGCCGCGCTAATGTCCAAAGTTGCCTCTGCGATTGATCACGCACATCAGAATGGAATTCTTCACCGTGATCTGAAACCGCAAAACATTCTTGTGCGTGTAAACCGAAGATCGAACTCGGCTACTCTTGGGCCAACCGAAGCAACGACACCTGAACAGACAAAACTTGCGACCACCGACCGACGAAGCCTCGATCGCAAGTACGACTTTGGAGAACGTCCCTACGTTGCCGATTTCGGTTTGGCAAAAGCGACCGATGACGAGATCGCCAGCAGCACACACACCGGCGAGGTGATGGGCTCGCCCTCGTTCATGTCACCCGAACAAGCCCAAGATGCATCTCGTTGTACCAAACAGAGTGACATTTATGGATTGGGTGCAACGCTCTACTTCTGTCTCACCGGTCGCCCACCGTTTCGATCGGCCAATGCGATAGAAACCCTGCGTCAAGTGATTGATGAAGAACCGGTCGAACCACGAGAATTGAATCGTGCGATCGATGCGGATCTGCAAACCATCACTCTAAAGGCTTTGGCCAAAGATCCGTCCAAACGATACGCCTCGGCATCTGACCTCGCCGATGACTTAAATCGCTATTTGAACGGAGAACCAATTCTGGCGCGGCCGGTCAACCGTGTCGAACGAACGATTCGCTGGTGCCGACGGAATCCCTTGGTTGCTGCGATGGCCAGCGGTATTGCGATGCTACTGATCATGGTCGCAACCATCTCGCTTCTTTCAACCATTCAACTTCGAAAACATGTTCAGCGTGAACGTGACGCTAGGGAGGAAGCCGAAGAGTTCTTCTCGGTATCGTTAAACGTCATTCACAACATGGTCACAAGCTATGCAAGTGACTCACTAGAACACGTTCCACAAATGCAAACCGCTAGGCGTGAGTTGCTCAATCGGGCGTTGTCTCTTTATGAACGGCTCTCGCAATCACGCCCCAGCAATCCCCAGTTGTGGAATCAATACGCTCGAACACGCTACCGAATCGCACTTCTGCATAGCTTGTTGGGTGAAACAGAAGAAGCCGAACTGGCGTTCCACGATGCGATTGAGGTCCTGGACTCGTTGCTTCGTGAATCACCAGACGACTTTGAATTAAAAGCTCAGTGGGCTTTGTCACACGCGATGCTGGCCGAAACATTGCGAGACACCGCACCTGAATCGGCGCGCGTGCATTTTGATCAAGCCCTTGCCCTGCAAAAAGAACTTCAGCAGCAATCCCCTGGCAACTCAGATCTGAAACTACAACGCAGCCAAACACTAAACAATCTCGGATTGCTGCTCACACAAACGGGAGATTTTCCCAACGCGGAAACATCTCTCACCGAAGCGATCGCATTGCTGCAAGAACTATCCGACAAGGCATCCTTGCTGGCGGCAGAACAGGTGCGTATCCTCGCCGACCTCGCCAGAGCTCAAATAAACCTGGGTGTATTGTTGCGAAAGGTTCCCAATCGGGTCGATCGTGCTCGCGAATTCTATCAACAAGCGATCGACAACCTGCGACAAACGCTGGAACTGGAACCGGACAATCGAGATCACCAGTTTCGGGTTGCTGTCGCCCAAGTGGACTTGGGAAACCTGCTTCTCACAGATTCTGACGGCAATAAGGAAACAGCCCTTCGCCACGCGAGCGAAGCACTTGAGGGTCTCAATCAACTGCACGAGGAGTTTCCCGGTATACCGATTTACCTCTATGAATCCGCAAATGCGGCCAACAGTGTTGCCGGTGCGTTGGCAATGTTAGGTCGTGAAGATGAATCTTTGGAGCAGTTCGAGCGAGCTATTGAGCAGC